The following coding sequences lie in one Leptospira selangorensis genomic window:
- the scpA gene encoding methylmalonyl-CoA mutase, which yields MKRPTFSPNRTPVTGDTKFESWSKEALDELGLSKLEETIWNTPEKVPVKPVYVPKDVESLEHLDYAAGIPPFLRGPYSTMYVQQPWTIRQYAGFSTAEESNAFYRRNLAAGQKGLSVAFDLATHRGYDSDHERVLGDVGKAGVAIDSVLDMKILFDQIPLDQMSVSMTMNGAVIPTLAFYIVAAEEQGVKPEQLSGTIQNDILKEFMVRNTYIYPPEPSMRIIADIFKYTTDFMPKFNSISISGYHMQEAGATADIELAYTLADGLEYLRTGIKAGMDVDSFAPRLSFFWAIGMNHFMEIAKMRAGRLLWAKLVKTFNPKNNKSLALRTHCQTSGWSLTEQDPFNNVGRTCIEALAAALGHTQSLHTNALDEAIALPTDFSARIARNTQIYIQEETNIHRVVDPWGGSFYIESLTSQLAERAWELIQEVEQLGGIAKAIETGIPKMRIEEAAARKQARIDSGRDVIVGINRYRPSKENPLDILDIDNTAVRESQIRRLNELKKNRNNAAVTAALDAITESAKTGTGNLLALAVDAARKRATLGEISFAMEKIFGRYKSVTHMIKGVYSEEIMDDPDFKKAKELSAKFAKLEGRQPRIMVAKMGQDGHDRGAKVISTSFADMGFDVDIGPLFQTPGEAAKQAIENDVHVLGVSSLAAGHKTLVPQVIQELKKLGREDILVIAGGVIPQQDYDFLYKSGVNGIFGPGTKISKAGAEILELLIKSVEG from the coding sequence ATGAAAAGACCTACATTCTCCCCTAACAGAACTCCAGTAACAGGAGATACTAAATTCGAATCCTGGTCTAAAGAGGCCTTGGATGAATTAGGACTTTCTAAATTAGAAGAAACAATTTGGAATACTCCAGAAAAAGTCCCGGTCAAACCGGTGTACGTTCCTAAAGATGTGGAATCCTTGGAGCATCTGGACTACGCAGCAGGAATTCCTCCTTTTTTAAGAGGACCCTACTCCACAATGTATGTCCAACAACCTTGGACCATCCGTCAATACGCAGGCTTTTCCACCGCCGAAGAATCCAATGCTTTCTATCGTAGGAATTTAGCAGCAGGACAAAAAGGTCTTTCAGTTGCATTCGACTTAGCAACTCACAGAGGATATGATTCTGATCATGAAAGAGTTCTAGGAGACGTAGGAAAAGCGGGAGTGGCAATCGATTCGGTTCTGGATATGAAGATACTCTTCGACCAGATCCCTTTAGATCAGATGTCGGTTTCCATGACGATGAACGGCGCCGTTATCCCGACACTTGCTTTTTATATTGTAGCTGCTGAAGAGCAAGGTGTAAAACCGGAACAACTTTCAGGTACCATCCAAAATGATATCTTAAAAGAGTTCATGGTACGTAACACCTATATCTATCCTCCAGAACCTTCTATGAGGATTATCGCGGATATTTTCAAATATACCACTGACTTCATGCCTAAGTTCAATTCTATCTCCATCTCCGGCTATCATATGCAGGAAGCAGGAGCAACAGCGGATATAGAACTTGCCTATACTTTGGCTGACGGGTTGGAATATCTACGCACAGGTATCAAGGCTGGAATGGATGTGGACAGTTTTGCACCTCGTCTTTCCTTCTTCTGGGCGATCGGTATGAACCATTTTATGGAAATTGCTAAGATGAGAGCAGGAAGACTTCTCTGGGCAAAACTTGTTAAAACGTTTAATCCTAAGAATAACAAATCCTTAGCTCTTAGAACTCATTGCCAAACTTCCGGTTGGAGTTTAACAGAGCAGGATCCATTCAATAACGTAGGAAGAACTTGTATAGAAGCTTTGGCTGCGGCACTCGGCCACACTCAGTCTTTGCATACGAACGCACTCGACGAAGCGATCGCACTTCCCACTGACTTCTCCGCAAGGATCGCAAGAAATACCCAGATCTATATACAAGAAGAAACAAATATCCACAGAGTTGTGGATCCTTGGGGTGGTTCCTTCTATATTGAATCTTTAACTTCTCAGCTCGCTGAAAGAGCTTGGGAATTGATCCAAGAAGTGGAACAACTAGGTGGTATTGCAAAAGCAATCGAGACCGGAATTCCTAAAATGAGGATAGAAGAAGCCGCTGCACGTAAACAAGCAAGGATCGACTCGGGCAGAGATGTGATCGTAGGTATCAATCGTTATCGCCCTTCTAAAGAAAATCCTTTGGATATTCTGGATATCGATAATACTGCGGTGAGAGAATCACAAATCCGCAGACTAAACGAACTTAAAAAGAACCGTAATAACGCAGCGGTTACAGCTGCATTGGACGCAATCACCGAATCCGCAAAAACAGGAACCGGAAACCTGCTTGCACTTGCCGTAGATGCGGCTAGAAAAAGAGCAACTCTTGGCGAGATCTCTTTCGCTATGGAGAAAATATTCGGCAGATATAAATCCGTCACTCATATGATCAAAGGAGTGTACTCGGAGGAAATCATGGATGATCCGGATTTCAAAAAGGCAAAAGAACTCTCCGCAAAATTCGCAAAGTTAGAAGGAAGACAACCTAGGATCATGGTCGCCAAGATGGGACAGGACGGACATGATAGAGGTGCAAAAGTAATTTCCACAAGTTTTGCGGATATGGGATTCGACGTCGATATAGGTCCTCTATTCCAAACTCCTGGAGAAGCAGCAAAACAAGCCATCGAAAACGACGTGCATGTTCTTGGAGTTTCAAGCCTTGCTGCAGGTCATAAAACTTTAGTTCCTCAGGTGATCCAAGAACTCAAAAAACTAGGAAGAGAAGATATCCTAGTCATCGCAGGTGGAGTGATCCCTCAGCAGGATTATGATTTCTTGTATAAGTCCGGAGTGAATGGTATTTTCGGACCTGGAACAAAGATCTCCAAAGCAGGTGCAGAGATCCTAGAACTTCTGATCAAGAGTGTAGAAGGCTAA
- a CDS encoding methylmalonyl-CoA mutase family protein, whose protein sequence is MASEKLFSEFPPVSTEEWTNLIQKDLKGADFEKKLVWETQEGFKIQPFYRKENLKGKEWLLSNLPGKFPYLRSTRKLTNDWSIRQDIDTPDLKTAKELAVEAIGNGVSALGLVLADVGSGRKGIQIKNEKDLAFLLEGLPLNEITLHFVAEEKSPELYSWLPRNKTLVGGLGYDPYRILVRQGHSGGHSPETLKPILTELAGKWKNFRALTVHSSTFRDSGSTIVQELAYTLALGSEYLFRLGELGVSPEVVNSQTIFQFTIGPDYFLEIAKFRAARTLWAEIFSSYSSDKGEASLPFIEAETARYNYGIYDLHNNILRGTTEAISAAIGGAEIINVLPFDHLLQPADSFSLRIARNVQLLLKHESYLDKVADPSSGSYYIETITDQITEQAWKLFTEVEKDGGFLECLKSGKIQTSILESRKKKEENYSTRKEIFLGTNQYPNSKDKIQNKDLNKNIKSSGIASSANELKVSALPEFFAGDAIEEIRMKTEDYETKNKTSVKVLLLPLGDLKMKKARAIFSLNFLGCAGFNVIDPGSYETSEEAISGIQKENPQMLVFCSSDEEVTSYVKEILPKLKSKPLVYVAGYPKEILSELESAGVNGFIHVRSNLLETLSDLQKRMGIQ, encoded by the coding sequence ATGGCATCAGAAAAACTTTTCTCCGAATTTCCACCGGTTTCCACCGAAGAATGGACGAACCTAATCCAGAAAGATTTAAAAGGTGCGGACTTCGAAAAAAAACTGGTTTGGGAAACCCAAGAAGGATTTAAGATCCAGCCGTTTTATAGAAAAGAAAATCTAAAAGGAAAGGAATGGCTCCTTTCCAATCTTCCCGGAAAATTTCCTTATCTTAGATCTACCCGTAAACTTACAAATGATTGGAGTATCCGACAAGACATCGATACTCCCGATCTAAAAACCGCAAAAGAATTAGCTGTAGAAGCAATCGGCAATGGAGTTTCTGCATTAGGTTTGGTGCTCGCAGATGTTGGTTCCGGAAGAAAAGGGATCCAAATTAAGAATGAAAAGGATCTGGCATTCTTATTGGAAGGCTTGCCTCTAAACGAAATCACTCTTCATTTTGTAGCAGAAGAAAAATCTCCCGAACTTTATTCCTGGCTTCCTAGAAACAAAACTCTTGTGGGTGGACTCGGTTACGATCCTTACAGAATTCTCGTAAGACAAGGTCATTCAGGCGGACATAGCCCGGAAACTTTAAAACCGATCCTGACAGAACTTGCAGGCAAATGGAAAAATTTCAGAGCACTTACAGTTCATTCTTCTACATTTAGAGACAGCGGTTCTACAATTGTCCAAGAGCTTGCTTATACTCTCGCACTTGGTTCCGAATACTTATTTCGTTTAGGAGAACTAGGTGTTTCTCCGGAAGTAGTAAATTCTCAGACGATTTTCCAATTTACGATCGGTCCTGATTATTTCTTAGAGATCGCAAAGTTCAGAGCGGCAAGGACTTTATGGGCAGAAATTTTCTCTTCTTATTCTTCTGATAAGGGAGAAGCTTCTCTTCCATTCATCGAAGCAGAAACCGCAAGGTATAATTACGGGATCTATGATCTTCATAATAATATTTTGAGAGGAACTACTGAGGCAATTTCTGCCGCGATCGGCGGTGCGGAAATAATCAATGTTCTTCCATTCGATCATCTATTACAACCTGCGGACTCTTTCTCTCTTAGGATCGCAAGAAATGTGCAGTTACTATTAAAGCACGAATCTTATTTGGATAAGGTGGCCGATCCTTCTTCCGGTTCCTATTATATAGAAACGATTACGGATCAAATCACCGAACAAGCTTGGAAATTATTTACTGAAGTGGAGAAGGACGGCGGATTCTTAGAATGCCTGAAATCCGGAAAGATCCAAACTTCTATCTTAGAATCCAGAAAGAAGAAGGAAGAGAATTATTCTACTCGTAAAGAGATCTTTCTTGGAACAAACCAATATCCGAATTCTAAAGATAAGATCCAAAACAAAGACCTAAATAAAAATATCAAATCTTCCGGAATTGCCTCCTCGGCAAACGAACTCAAAGTTTCAGCTCTTCCTGAATTTTTTGCAGGAGATGCAATCGAAGAGATCCGGATGAAAACGGAAGACTACGAAACTAAAAACAAAACTTCAGTAAAAGTTCTGCTTCTTCCTTTAGGCGACCTAAAGATGAAAAAGGCAAGAGCGATCTTTTCTTTGAACTTTTTAGGATGTGCAGGATTTAATGTAATCGATCCAGGAAGTTACGAAACTTCCGAAGAAGCGATTTCAGGTATCCAAAAAGAAAATCCTCAGATGCTAGTCTTTTGTAGTTCCGACGAAGAAGTAACATCGTATGTGAAGGAAATCCTTCCTAAACTAAAATCTAAGCCTCTCGTTTATGTGGCTGGTTATCCGAAAGAAATCCTTTCAGAACTGGAATCTGCAGGTGTTAACGGATTCATCCATGTTCGATCCAATCTATTAGAAACACTTTCCGATCTTCAAAAAAGGATGGGAATCCAATGA
- a CDS encoding TerC/Alx family metal homeostasis membrane protein, with translation MISFSQKDSTLFLIFSVVVGLLIYLDLFVMNKRAHKLSLRESGYWTLFWVTLAVSFSLLVYIFHEDPTNPGLAKQKTLEFLAGYLLEYSLSVDNLFVFIMIFGKFRIQSQYQPMILKWGIIGALIFRAAMIFSGAELVSRFEWILYIFGFLLLYSAWKMFFHDEEEDFDPEEMKLLKYARKILPMSKTFHPEKFLVKEHGKTLFTSTFLILIVVEFSDILFAIDSIPAIFSITQDSFIIYTSNVFAILGLRSLFFLLGGVMELFVYLKKGVSLLLAFVGVKLLLPAFSGYVFGRVIHVSIEISLVVIIGTLTLSILASIPHYLKTKKEGA, from the coding sequence ATGATCTCGTTTAGCCAAAAAGATTCTACACTTTTTCTTATTTTTTCCGTTGTAGTAGGCCTTTTGATTTATTTGGACCTATTCGTAATGAATAAAAGAGCCCATAAACTCTCTCTCAGAGAGTCGGGATACTGGACTTTGTTCTGGGTAACTCTTGCAGTTAGTTTTTCTCTTTTAGTTTATATCTTTCACGAAGACCCGACGAACCCGGGACTCGCAAAACAAAAAACCCTGGAATTCTTAGCGGGATACCTTCTGGAATATTCACTTTCCGTGGATAATCTTTTTGTATTCATCATGATCTTTGGAAAGTTCAGGATACAATCCCAGTACCAGCCAATGATCCTAAAATGGGGAATCATAGGTGCATTGATCTTCAGAGCAGCGATGATCTTTTCAGGTGCGGAACTTGTTTCCAGATTCGAATGGATACTTTATATCTTCGGATTCTTACTTCTTTATTCTGCTTGGAAAATGTTCTTCCATGACGAAGAGGAAGATTTCGATCCGGAAGAAATGAAACTTTTGAAGTATGCCCGTAAAATCCTTCCGATGTCCAAAACATTCCATCCGGAAAAGTTTTTGGTAAAAGAACATGGAAAAACTCTTTTTACTTCCACATTCTTGATTTTGATCGTCGTGGAATTCAGCGATATTCTTTTCGCAATCGATTCTATCCCTGCGATATTCTCCATTACACAAGATAGTTTTATTATCTATACTTCTAACGTATTCGCGATATTAGGACTCAGATCTTTATTCTTCCTACTCGGCGGGGTAATGGAACTGTTTGTGTATTTGAAAAAAGGAGTCTCTCTACTTCTCGCATTTGTGGGAGTAAAACTTCTTCTTCCTGCGTTTTCAGGTTATGTTTTCGGAAGAGTGATCCATGTATCTATCGAGATCTCTTTGGTGGTGATCATAGGAACTCTTACACTTTCCATACTCGCTTCTATTCCTCATTATCTTAAAACGAAAAAAGAAGGAGCCTGA
- a CDS encoding lysoplasmalogenase: MIYIIFPILALVHLGVLFLGSDIFLVRLISKIVPILYLIALSVGEGRWKTRAGIWLGIGLVFSLGGDTILAFPDKYFVFGLGSFLIAQVAYSVSFSWGNPVHFLRLIPYVIFGASYFYWLLPGIAPALTIPVAVYVSAICVMGWRSAAREVSSRDRWLGILGAISFIISDSIIALGQFTPNKLPFHGVWVMSTYYLAQFLIYLSQEEEE; this comes from the coding sequence ATGATTTATATTATATTCCCGATTTTGGCCCTTGTTCATTTGGGAGTTCTATTTTTAGGTTCGGACATATTTTTAGTTCGTTTGATTTCCAAAATTGTTCCCATTCTATATTTAATCGCGTTAAGTGTGGGAGAAGGAAGATGGAAAACCCGTGCAGGAATTTGGCTCGGGATAGGTCTCGTATTTTCACTCGGAGGAGATACTATCCTAGCTTTTCCGGACAAATATTTTGTTTTCGGTTTGGGTAGTTTCTTGATCGCCCAGGTAGCATATTCCGTTAGCTTTTCTTGGGGAAATCCGGTACATTTCTTAAGATTAATCCCGTATGTGATTTTTGGTGCTTCTTATTTTTATTGGCTTCTTCCCGGGATCGCTCCTGCGTTAACCATTCCGGTCGCGGTTTACGTTTCCGCAATTTGTGTGATGGGTTGGAGATCCGCAGCGAGAGAAGTTTCTTCCAGAGACAGATGGCTTGGAATTTTAGGAGCGATCAGTTTTATAATTTCCGATTCAATCATCGCACTCGGACAATTCACTCCGAACAAACTTCCTTTCCACGGAGTTTGGGTGATGTCTACTTACTATTTAGCTCAATTTTTAATCTATCTTTCTCAGGAAGAAGAGGAATAA
- a CDS encoding ferritin-like domain-containing protein, whose amino-acid sequence MSIKPLKETTFLEAVAAAIQHEKDYFEFYMDTYEKLPPGRTRELFERLAEEVDEHIKFITEIYKVAEGAELPNLKQLAAIHKFHQSTLQKIMNKVERTITGSGSKDAHEALELAIREAENSVAFYEKLTTKFEDSNIKLLFSKLMDYSHNYQSLLEAELNSFDQTRSAGGAYFWDEQAEEVVKAVGNSKPSGKSSKGLKPSKPVKKAAAKKVVKKAAPKKAKAVAKKKPAAKKASPKKKAAKKKK is encoded by the coding sequence ATGAGTATTAAACCTTTAAAAGAAACTACATTTTTGGAAGCTGTTGCAGCTGCGATCCAGCATGAGAAGGACTACTTCGAATTTTACATGGATACGTACGAAAAACTTCCTCCGGGAAGAACTAGGGAATTATTCGAAAGACTCGCAGAGGAAGTGGATGAACATATCAAATTCATCACTGAAATTTATAAAGTAGCGGAAGGAGCCGAACTTCCTAACTTAAAACAATTAGCTGCTATTCATAAATTCCACCAGAGTACTCTCCAAAAGATCATGAATAAGGTGGAGCGAACTATCACCGGTTCCGGTTCTAAAGACGCTCACGAGGCGCTGGAACTCGCAATCAGAGAAGCTGAGAATTCTGTGGCTTTCTACGAAAAGCTCACTACTAAATTCGAAGATTCGAATATTAAACTATTGTTTTCTAAACTAATGGATTATAGCCATAATTACCAATCTTTGTTAGAGGCCGAATTGAATTCATTCGACCAGACTCGTTCCGCAGGCGGAGCATACTTCTGGGACGAACAAGCGGAAGAAGTAGTCAAGGCAGTAGGAAATTCTAAACCGAGCGGCAAGAGTTCTAAAGGTTTAAAACCTTCTAAACCTGTCAAAAAAGCCGCGGCCAAAAAAGTAGTGAAGAAGGCTGCTCCTAAAAAAGCAAAGGCAGTAGCTAAGAAAAAACCTGCCGCCAAAAAAGCTTCTCCTAAGAAAAAGGCAGCCAAAAAGAAAAAGTAA
- a CDS encoding aminotransferase class V-fold PLP-dependent enzyme, with translation MKTNPSPDWTKLQHLYPVNREMIWLNNCGTTPANTDTLHAVNEYLQGYAARGGSTEVRKYPTVKKVIRTILAELLGVEAEELSLIHHTNEGIGFISLGLKLKAGDRILLLENEYPSNIYPWEHWKEKGVSISFVPMAETPDGFLENLKSSITPDVKVVSLSAVHWCTGMPFPLEEIGSFLAEKGIEFVLDGAQGVGLLPVRPREMGISYMAFPAWKWLLGPLGLGVLYIAKEKLEGLNFPFKGTGSVVNDEVYLPYREELKGTDRYEISTVNFIDWVYFQSTLEMLHKVGFHNSMERIYELADYLSDKLRDAGWKLASDHFPDFKTGIVVAEKEGLSMENVVSNLKKNEVMCALRLGRVRFSPHIYLAKEQLDRVVDLVSR, from the coding sequence ATGAAAACGAATCCTAGTCCGGATTGGACCAAACTACAACATTTGTACCCGGTAAACCGGGAAATGATCTGGTTAAACAATTGTGGGACCACTCCTGCAAACACGGACACCTTACATGCGGTCAATGAATACTTGCAAGGTTACGCTGCCAGAGGCGGTAGTACGGAAGTACGCAAATACCCGACTGTTAAAAAAGTAATCCGCACCATTCTGGCAGAACTATTAGGTGTAGAAGCGGAAGAACTTTCTTTAATTCATCATACAAACGAAGGGATCGGATTTATATCCCTGGGTCTTAAGCTCAAAGCAGGGGATCGTATCCTTCTTCTGGAAAACGAATATCCTTCTAATATTTATCCTTGGGAGCATTGGAAAGAAAAAGGGGTCTCTATTTCTTTTGTGCCAATGGCGGAAACTCCGGACGGATTTTTGGAAAACTTAAAATCTTCTATCACTCCTGATGTAAAAGTAGTGAGTCTTTCTGCAGTGCATTGGTGCACAGGAATGCCTTTCCCATTAGAAGAGATTGGAAGTTTTCTGGCCGAAAAAGGGATTGAGTTCGTTTTGGACGGAGCCCAAGGTGTGGGACTTCTTCCTGTAAGACCTAGAGAAATGGGAATTTCTTATATGGCTTTCCCTGCTTGGAAATGGTTACTAGGACCTTTAGGACTTGGAGTTTTATACATTGCTAAAGAGAAATTGGAGGGCCTAAATTTTCCGTTCAAGGGCACAGGTTCCGTAGTAAACGACGAGGTCTATTTACCTTATAGAGAAGAGTTAAAAGGCACGGATCGTTACGAAATTTCTACAGTGAATTTTATAGATTGGGTCTATTTCCAATCCACATTAGAAATGCTTCATAAAGTAGGTTTCCATAATTCTATGGAAAGGATTTATGAACTCGCGGACTATCTTTCTGACAAACTGAGAGATGCAGGTTGGAAACTTGCTTCCGACCATTTCCCGGATTTTAAAACCGGGATCGTTGTCGCAGAAAAAGAAGGACTCTCCATGGAGAACGTAGTTTCCAATCTCAAAAAAAACGAGGTAATGTGCGCACTTCGTTTGGGAAGAGTCCGTTTTTCTCCTCATATCTATCTGGCCAAAGAACAATTGGACAGGGTAGTGGATCTAGTTTCGAGATAA
- a CDS encoding bile acid:sodium symporter family protein — MASLFEKAALLFPLWVICGVTFSWFFPSVLHGFKGPWITYSLGLTMLGMGISLRAEDFTRVFKAPKPILIGVIGQYTIMPLTGWFLGNFFQLPAPLAVGIIVVSCCPGGVASNVVSFLARGDLALSVTMTAISTVLSVIMTPLLTLFLVGNSVGANASGLFFDTVQVVILPVILGILLNRYTPKFAEKVKIVSPLIAVILITLIVASIIGSGKEAVISSGLHLISSVFLLHISGYFFGYWAAYFGTKSFVVARTVSIEVGMQNSGLGAVLSRNNFSDPLVAIPAAISSFVHSLIGSVLAGIWRRSIPQEEGEKSLISTDLP, encoded by the coding sequence TTGGCTTCTCTTTTTGAAAAGGCAGCTTTATTATTTCCACTCTGGGTCATTTGTGGTGTGACATTCAGTTGGTTTTTTCCATCCGTTCTTCACGGATTTAAGGGACCTTGGATCACTTACAGTCTAGGACTTACGATGCTTGGAATGGGGATCAGCCTAAGGGCAGAAGATTTTACCAGAGTATTCAAGGCTCCTAAACCAATCTTAATTGGTGTGATCGGTCAATATACGATTATGCCTTTGACCGGTTGGTTTTTGGGGAACTTCTTCCAACTTCCTGCTCCTTTAGCAGTCGGCATCATAGTAGTTTCCTGTTGCCCAGGCGGGGTTGCTTCTAATGTAGTTTCCTTTTTGGCAAGAGGTGACCTGGCGCTGTCAGTTACAATGACTGCGATTTCCACGGTTTTATCCGTAATCATGACTCCTCTTCTCACATTATTTTTAGTGGGGAATAGTGTGGGAGCAAATGCTTCCGGTTTGTTTTTTGATACGGTCCAAGTAGTGATCCTTCCGGTGATACTTGGAATTTTATTAAATCGTTATACTCCTAAATTTGCGGAGAAGGTGAAAATCGTTTCTCCTTTGATCGCAGTTATCCTTATTACTTTGATCGTTGCCTCCATTATAGGCTCCGGAAAAGAAGCGGTAATCAGTTCAGGACTTCATTTAATTTCTTCCGTGTTTTTGCTCCATATCTCCGGATATTTTTTCGGGTATTGGGCGGCATATTTTGGGACCAAATCTTTTGTAGTAGCTCGCACAGTTTCTATAGAAGTGGGGATGCAAAACAGCGGATTGGGAGCTGTTCTTTCTCGGAACAATTTTTCAGACCCTTTGGTGGCGATTCCGGCAGCAATTTCCAGTTTCGTGCATTCTTTGATCGGAAGTGTTCTCGCGGGTATTTGGAGAAGGTCCATTCCGCAGGAAGAAGGGGAAAAATCGCTAATTTCGACCGATCTTCCTTGA
- the rpmG gene encoding 50S ribosomal protein L33: MREIIKLSCQVCKKNSYFQTKNKKAKSEKLVTKKFCKFCRAHVEHKESKV, translated from the coding sequence ATGAGAGAGATCATTAAGCTTTCTTGCCAAGTTTGTAAGAAAAATTCTTACTTCCAAACCAAGAACAAAAAGGCGAAATCCGAGAAATTGGTAACGAAAAAATTCTGTAAATTTTGCCGTGCCCACGTCGAACATAAGGAATCTAAGGTATAA
- a CDS encoding TraR/DksA family transcriptional regulator codes for MVTKKAAYDKKVLSEISDLLLERKNSLLEKYAKWEDNSKPSGLKEMGDIADIASEINEEMLSSVLTESEIETIREIDVALEKIEDGSYGICEGTGKKIPLARLKAIPWTRYTVEYAEAVSKHKASGKKGPLSATLTGTYKIPSDPDSLDD; via the coding sequence ATGGTGACTAAAAAAGCTGCATACGATAAAAAGGTCCTGAGTGAAATATCGGACCTTCTTTTGGAGAGAAAAAACTCTCTATTGGAGAAGTATGCGAAGTGGGAAGATAATAGCAAACCTTCCGGCCTGAAAGAAATGGGAGATATCGCAGATATCGCATCGGAAATCAATGAAGAGATGTTGAGTTCTGTTTTAACCGAGTCAGAGATCGAGACCATCCGAGAAATCGACGTGGCTCTCGAGAAAATCGAGGACGGTTCCTATGGCATTTGCGAAGGGACCGGCAAAAAAATTCCTTTAGCCAGACTAAAGGCAATTCCTTGGACTCGTTATACTGTAGAATACGCCGAGGCTGTTTCCAAACACAAGGCTTCCGGCAAAAAAGGTCCACTTTCGGCTACATTGACCGGGACCTATAAAATTCCGTCCGATCCAGATTCTCTGGACGATTAA